In one window of Nocardia brasiliensis DNA:
- a CDS encoding AurF N-oxygenase family protein, whose amino-acid sequence MATQSATAPSRTAAKGEYTAILTTLSEGSVNRHFDPYTEIDWESAEWAVISNDPRWILPPATDPLGAHPWYLALPESRKIEIGMWRQANVAKVGLQFEQLLIGGVMNYLFAKVPNGSAEFRYLNHEVAEEVNHTQMFQEMVNRIGADVPGMGSIMRVLGPLVPLLGRFFPTTFFVAVLAGEEPIDHVQKQVLRAGEDVHPILRDVMRIHIAEEARHIAFAHEYLRHRVPRQHPVQRATLSLAYPVIMFIACDLIVKPPRSLFREFDIPKGIRRELFWRSAEARARRRDFFGEARMLAEEIGLMNPVAKLAWRALRIDGPRSRYRGEPVRTHA is encoded by the coding sequence ATGGCAACACAGTCGGCAACGGCGCCGTCTCGCACCGCGGCAAAGGGCGAGTACACCGCGATCCTGACCACGCTGTCCGAAGGCTCGGTCAATCGCCACTTCGATCCGTATACCGAGATCGACTGGGAGTCCGCCGAATGGGCGGTGATCTCGAACGACCCGCGCTGGATCCTCCCGCCCGCCACCGATCCGCTCGGTGCGCATCCCTGGTATCTCGCCCTGCCGGAAAGCCGCAAGATCGAGATCGGCATGTGGCGGCAGGCCAATGTCGCGAAGGTCGGCTTGCAGTTCGAGCAGCTGCTGATCGGCGGCGTGATGAACTATCTGTTCGCCAAGGTGCCCAACGGTTCGGCCGAGTTCCGCTACCTCAATCACGAGGTCGCCGAGGAGGTCAACCACACACAGATGTTCCAGGAGATGGTCAACCGGATCGGCGCGGACGTGCCGGGCATGGGCTCGATCATGCGGGTGCTCGGCCCGCTGGTGCCGCTGCTCGGCCGCTTCTTCCCGACCACCTTCTTCGTCGCGGTGCTCGCCGGTGAGGAACCGATCGACCACGTGCAGAAGCAGGTGCTGCGCGCGGGCGAGGACGTGCATCCGATCTTGCGCGACGTGATGCGGATCCACATCGCCGAGGAGGCCCGCCACATCGCCTTCGCGCACGAATACCTGCGCCACCGGGTGCCGCGGCAGCATCCGGTGCAGCGGGCGACCCTCTCGCTGGCCTACCCGGTCATCATGTTCATCGCCTGCGACCTGATCGTGAAACCGCCGCGCTCGCTGTTCCGCGAGTTCGACATCCCGAAGGGCATTCGGCGCGAACTGTTCTGGCGCAGTGCCGAGGCCAGGGCCCGGCGGCGTGACTTCTTCGGTGAGGCCAGGATGCTGGCCGAGGAGATCGGGCTGATGAATCCGGTGGCCAAGCTGGCTTGGCGGGCACTGCGGATCGATGGTCCGCGGTCGCGCTATCGCGGCGAACCGGTGCGCACCCACGCGTGA
- a CDS encoding lipase family protein has product MGRRFFRSDGGRKIRPIRAILGALAISVAMGSTGTTTASAEPIWPVADPDPFYAAPADIASKAPGDVLDSRPMPPLFYFPGAAVTLIKFRSTNSQGEPIAATTTVLTPLGHRPDAPLLSFQHIINGLGTQCAISHGLYANDTNFIVPFAPVLNVALARGWSVALPDHLGPTSAYGAAKLGGRITLDGIRAAQRLPQLGLGKSPAAVAGYSGGGMATAWAAALAPKYAPELNLVGAAEGGVPMNLTTMGWAIGHNQHPAFGLGFAAVLGLEREYPDRLPITSALNDRGLAAARGMANSCTNDLIARGVGHSFDDYAKDIVLAHDPKAWAVADENSVELYDGVPDAPIFEWHSPQDGLIPLDAITNTVHRYCRAGVKVQAELYPTPDHLTAAELGLPSMMNWLDGRFAGKPAPSNCA; this is encoded by the coding sequence GTGGGCAGACGTTTCTTCCGGTCGGACGGTGGCCGGAAAATCAGACCGATCCGCGCGATCCTCGGTGCGCTGGCGATCAGCGTGGCCATGGGCTCGACCGGGACGACGACCGCGAGCGCCGAGCCGATCTGGCCGGTCGCGGACCCGGATCCGTTCTATGCCGCGCCCGCCGATATCGCGAGCAAGGCCCCCGGTGACGTGCTCGACAGCAGGCCGATGCCGCCGCTGTTCTACTTCCCCGGCGCCGCGGTCACGCTGATCAAGTTCCGTTCCACCAACTCGCAGGGCGAGCCGATCGCGGCGACCACGACGGTGCTCACGCCGCTGGGTCACCGCCCGGACGCCCCGCTGCTGTCGTTCCAGCACATCATCAACGGGCTCGGCACCCAGTGCGCGATCTCGCACGGGCTCTACGCCAACGACACCAACTTCATCGTGCCGTTCGCGCCGGTGCTCAACGTCGCGCTGGCTCGCGGCTGGAGCGTCGCGCTGCCCGACCACCTCGGTCCGACCAGTGCCTACGGCGCGGCGAAGTTGGGCGGCCGGATCACCCTCGACGGGATCCGCGCCGCGCAGCGGCTGCCGCAGCTCGGCCTCGGCAAGAGCCCGGCCGCGGTGGCCGGTTACTCCGGCGGCGGCATGGCGACCGCCTGGGCCGCCGCGCTGGCCCCGAAGTACGCGCCGGAACTGAATCTCGTCGGCGCCGCCGAGGGTGGGGTGCCGATGAACCTGACCACCATGGGCTGGGCGATCGGGCACAACCAGCATCCGGCCTTCGGGCTCGGCTTCGCCGCCGTGCTCGGCCTGGAGCGGGAGTACCCGGACCGGCTGCCGATCACCAGCGCGCTGAACGACCGCGGTCTCGCCGCGGCCAGGGGTATGGCGAACAGCTGCACCAACGATCTCATTGCGCGCGGGGTCGGGCACAGCTTCGACGACTACGCGAAAGACATTGTGCTCGCCCATGATCCGAAGGCCTGGGCGGTGGCGGACGAGAACAGCGTCGAGCTCTACGACGGTGTGCCGGACGCGCCGATCTTCGAATGGCACTCGCCGCAGGACGGGCTGATCCCGCTGGACGCGATCACCAACACAGTGCACCGATACTGCCGCGCGGGTGTCAAGGTGCAGGCGGAGCTGTACCCCACGCCCGATCATCTGACGGCCGCCGAACTCGGGCTGCCCTCGATGATGAACTGGCTCGACGGCCGCTTCGCGGGCAAGCCGGCGCCGAGCAACTGCGCCTGA
- a CDS encoding mycothiol transferase, translating into MTSAELLIDAFGRVQENVHGAVADLTPDELGVRLDPGANSIAWLLWHLTRVQDDHIADVAQRDQVWTTAGWADRFGLPFADAATGYGHSSADIEQLGRVSVELLLGYYDAVHAQTIDYLRDLTDADLPRIVDTRWDPPVTLGVRLVSVVDDDIQHAGQAAFIRGILLRRR; encoded by the coding sequence ATGACCAGTGCTGAGTTGTTGATCGATGCCTTCGGCCGCGTCCAGGAGAACGTGCACGGCGCCGTCGCCGACCTCACCCCCGACGAGCTGGGTGTGCGCCTGGATCCCGGCGCCAACTCCATCGCCTGGCTGCTGTGGCACCTGACCCGGGTCCAGGACGATCACATCGCCGATGTCGCGCAGCGGGACCAGGTGTGGACGACCGCGGGCTGGGCCGATCGGTTCGGTCTGCCCTTCGCCGACGCGGCGACCGGCTACGGGCACAGCTCGGCCGATATCGAGCAGCTCGGGCGGGTATCCGTCGAGCTGCTGCTCGGGTACTACGACGCGGTGCACGCGCAGACGATCGACTACCTGCGCGACCTCACCGACGCCGATCTTCCCCGCATCGTCGACACCCGCTGGGATCCGCCGGTCACCCTCGGCGTCCGGCTGGTCAGCGTCGTCGACGACGACATCCAACACGCCGGACAGGCGGCGTTCATCCGCGGAATTCTGTTGCGCCGCCGATGA
- a CDS encoding GDSL-type esterase/lipase family protein encodes MPDWITTPIEPLIHGALDVEHTANGLVPHRLPARARKQFPDDYLASVEAQPAGVRLLLRTEATDIALDVLSTRACYPGVPAPCAGIYELLIDGRPAGQASAPGTGRLVDMTTQATVTESLAPDTVRFTGLPTGVKDVEIWLPHTEITELVALRTNAPVRPTPQRDRKVWLHHGSSISHGSNADRPRASWPAVAAEHGDVALLNLSLRGNCLLDPFVARTIRDTPADLISLELGINLVSGDVLRLRAFLPAVHGFLDTIRDGHPGTPLLVVSSILCPIHEDTPGPGALEFDGAQVRFRALGDPADRANGRLTLNVVRDELVGIVKQRAADDPNLHYLDGRCLYGEQDFAELPLPDRLHPDTATHHRIGTRFAEFAFGAAGPLATAGRTHP; translated from the coding sequence ATGCCCGACTGGATCACGACCCCGATCGAACCACTGATACACGGCGCGCTCGACGTCGAGCACACGGCCAACGGCCTGGTCCCGCACCGGCTTCCAGCCCGGGCCCGCAAGCAGTTCCCCGACGACTATCTCGCCTCGGTCGAGGCACAGCCCGCAGGCGTGCGGTTGCTGTTGCGCACCGAAGCGACCGACATCGCGCTGGACGTGCTCTCGACCCGGGCGTGCTATCCCGGTGTCCCGGCACCGTGCGCCGGAATCTACGAGTTGCTCATCGACGGCCGCCCGGCCGGCCAGGCGAGCGCGCCGGGCACCGGCCGCCTCGTCGACATGACGACCCAGGCGACCGTCACCGAGAGCCTCGCCCCCGACACTGTCCGGTTCACCGGCTTGCCCACCGGTGTCAAAGACGTCGAGATCTGGTTGCCGCACACCGAGATCACCGAGTTGGTGGCGCTGCGTACCAACGCTCCCGTCCGGCCGACACCGCAGCGCGACCGGAAAGTCTGGTTGCACCACGGCAGTTCGATCAGTCACGGCTCGAACGCCGACCGCCCGAGGGCGAGCTGGCCCGCGGTGGCGGCCGAGCACGGTGACGTCGCACTGCTCAACCTGAGCCTGCGCGGCAACTGCCTGCTCGATCCCTTTGTCGCCCGAACCATCCGGGACACACCGGCGGATCTGATCAGCCTCGAGCTCGGCATCAACCTGGTCAGCGGCGACGTGCTGCGCCTGCGCGCGTTCCTCCCGGCGGTGCACGGATTCCTCGACACTATCCGCGACGGCCACCCCGGCACGCCGCTGCTGGTGGTCTCGTCCATCCTGTGCCCCATCCACGAGGACACCCCCGGTCCCGGCGCGCTCGAATTCGACGGTGCGCAGGTGCGTTTCCGCGCGCTCGGGGATCCGGCGGATCGGGCGAACGGCCGACTGACCCTCAACGTCGTGCGCGACGAGCTCGTCGGCATCGTCAAACAGCGCGCGGCCGACGACCCGAACCTGCACTACCTCGACGGTCGATGCCTTTACGGCGAACAGGATTTCGCCGAGCTGCCGCTGCCGGATCGACTGCACCCGGACACCGCGACGCACCATCGCATCGGCACCCGCTTCGCCGAGTTCGCCTTCGGCGCGGCCGGGCCACTGGCCACAGCGGGCCGAACGCACCCGTGA
- a CDS encoding CAP domain-containing protein yields the protein MLSLSTAVGASAIAVAALAGAPAAHAAPSAESPADSVITLTNNERAKAGCPALKAETHLTRAAQGHSEDMAAGGFMDHNSSKGDPGARIRAAGYKPQTWAENIAAGYRSASEVVDGWMNSPGHRANILNCGLRDIGVGYAKARNGTPYWTQNFGTSSTPDYGKPDQPGKPDQPGKPDQPGQPGQPGQPGQPGEPEQPGRPEPGRPGQPGGGDPSDGDCGSTPGGGSPWDSWRDWFNGIGDSWDPWGDGSDGGGDSWDPWGDGAEDTGDSWDPWGESSWDPWDSGDSVPSSWDPWRDGFDAPVRNVFEQLAARTSLR from the coding sequence ATGCTGTCTCTGTCCACCGCTGTCGGCGCCTCGGCGATCGCCGTGGCCGCCCTTGCCGGAGCCCCCGCGGCGCACGCCGCGCCATCGGCCGAATCCCCCGCCGATTCGGTGATCACCCTCACCAACAATGAACGGGCCAAGGCAGGTTGCCCCGCCCTGAAGGCGGAAACCCATCTCACCCGAGCCGCTCAGGGGCATTCGGAGGACATGGCCGCCGGCGGATTCATGGACCACAACTCGTCCAAGGGTGATCCGGGCGCGCGGATTCGCGCGGCGGGCTACAAGCCGCAGACCTGGGCGGAGAATATCGCCGCCGGGTATCGCAGCGCGTCGGAGGTGGTCGACGGCTGGATGAACAGCCCCGGCCACCGCGCCAACATCCTGAACTGCGGCCTGCGTGACATCGGTGTCGGGTATGCGAAGGCGCGCAACGGAACTCCCTACTGGACGCAGAATTTCGGCACCTCGAGCACGCCGGATTACGGCAAGCCCGACCAGCCAGGCAAGCCCGACCAGCCCGGAAAACCCGATCAACCAGGTCAACCCGGGCAGCCGGGTCAACCCGGGCAGCCGGGTGAACCCGAGCAGCCCGGCCGCCCCGAGCCCGGCCGGCCCGGTCAACCCGGTGGCGGGGATCCGTCCGACGGTGACTGTGGGAGTACGCCCGGTGGTGGCTCGCCCTGGGATTCGTGGCGCGATTGGTTCAATGGCATCGGCGATTCGTGGGATCCGTGGGGTGACGGCTCCGATGGTGGCGGCGATTCGTGGGATCCGTGGGGCGACGGTGCCGAGGACACCGGTGACTCCTGGGATCCGTGGGGTGAATCGTCTTGGGATCCTTGGGATTCGGGCGACAGTGTGCCGTCGTCGTGGGATCCGTGGCGCGATGGGTTCGACGCTCCGGTGCGAAATGTCTTCGAGCAGTTGGCTGCTCGGACAAGTCTTCGCTGA
- a CDS encoding LysR family transcriptional regulator encodes MSDYPLLTSNTITLRQFDYFVNTVQLGSLSAAARRFGITPSAMSQQIDSLESSLGRKLFDPRSRRSRLTKFGREFFTQASDVVDSVRQAMAMGQTFGDGVMTVGTTPTIAQKLLPPLIYRMRLERNIDNIEVRSFTDIRELHSTLDEGALDLAVGPLERSTAKVFHCFGEEELVVVCHHSHRNSFDGSWKQLIEAPWIRCGANSDLTDILSREAGRAGVHIRFAVRAPDVSTALSLVEHGVGVALVPRMALHGSSRLVSIVRLPRPIRRELTVHARDKSPYVEKFLDAITDTELVRKFGAAGLFDIRRPKLESASRPQVPAQIGARDATFIPEAKAQ; translated from the coding sequence ATGTCTGATTATCCCTTGCTCACTTCCAACACGATCACGTTGCGGCAGTTCGATTACTTTGTGAACACGGTGCAACTGGGTTCGCTGTCCGCGGCGGCACGAAGGTTCGGAATAACGCCGTCCGCGATGTCGCAGCAGATCGACTCGCTGGAGAGTTCGCTCGGCCGGAAACTGTTCGACCCGCGATCTCGAAGATCCAGGCTCACCAAGTTCGGCCGCGAGTTCTTCACCCAGGCCTCCGATGTCGTCGACTCGGTCCGGCAGGCGATGGCCATGGGCCAGACGTTCGGCGACGGCGTCATGACCGTCGGCACGACGCCGACGATCGCCCAGAAACTGTTGCCGCCGCTGATCTATCGAATGCGCCTGGAACGCAATATCGACAATATCGAGGTCCGCTCGTTCACCGATATCCGCGAACTGCACTCCACGCTCGACGAGGGCGCGCTCGATCTCGCCGTCGGTCCGCTGGAGCGCTCGACCGCGAAGGTCTTCCACTGCTTCGGCGAGGAAGAGCTCGTCGTCGTGTGCCACCACAGCCACCGCAACAGCTTCGACGGTTCCTGGAAACAGCTGATCGAGGCGCCCTGGATTCGCTGCGGCGCGAATTCCGATCTCACCGATATCCTTTCGCGCGAGGCGGGCCGGGCCGGTGTGCATATCCGCTTCGCGGTGCGCGCCCCCGACGTGTCCACCGCGTTGAGCCTGGTGGAGCACGGTGTCGGCGTGGCGCTGGTGCCGCGCATGGCCCTGCACGGTTCCTCGCGCCTGGTGTCCATCGTCCGGCTGCCCCGCCCGATCCGGCGTGAGCTGACGGTGCATGCCAGGGACAAGTCTCCGTATGTGGAGAAGTTCCTGGACGCGATCACCGACACCGAGCTCGTCCGAAAGTTCGGGGCCGCAGGGTTGTTCGATATCCGGCGGCCGAAATTGGAATCGGCGTCGCGACCGCAGGTGCCTGCCCAGATCGGCGCCCGGGACGCGACGTTCATCCCGGAGGCCAAGGCGCAGTGA
- a CDS encoding alpha/beta hydrolase, with protein sequence MRISVRTLAALAAAALLSVVPAAAQADPAPASDNCRSFPFDVARGQLASTLCMPAGGAADTVMVLMSGSNYNGTYWDFQYEPQTYNFRRAMNAAGFATLVVDRLGNGASTHPPSLSLTATATADALHEIVQALRAGLAGAQPFAKVISVGHSLTSGTAVIEATAHHDVDGVVLTGYSHSLNIPETLGVISTYYPAVNDPKFAGRGLDSGYLVSRPGTRLHDFFDPDNVDPQVLAIDEQNKEVFSLTEYPDGLTSTLPGMSSLITAPVLLVNGGKDRLSCGTGYSICADSATLLAAESPYFGPAAKLRAFVLPGSGHSVNLARNARDYQAAVIDWANSMVRP encoded by the coding sequence GTGCGGATCTCGGTTCGAACATTGGCCGCGTTGGCGGCAGCGGCATTGCTCAGCGTTGTTCCGGCGGCGGCGCAGGCTGATCCCGCGCCCGCCTCGGACAATTGCCGATCGTTTCCCTTCGACGTAGCCCGGGGTCAGCTGGCCTCGACCCTGTGCATGCCCGCGGGTGGCGCGGCCGACACGGTCATGGTGCTCATGTCGGGCTCCAATTACAACGGCACCTATTGGGATTTCCAGTACGAACCACAGACCTACAACTTCCGGCGGGCGATGAACGCGGCGGGCTTCGCGACCCTGGTGGTCGATCGGCTCGGCAACGGCGCCAGCACGCATCCGCCGAGTCTGTCGCTCACCGCGACGGCCACCGCGGACGCGCTGCACGAGATCGTCCAGGCGCTGCGCGCCGGACTCGCCGGCGCGCAGCCGTTCGCGAAGGTGATCAGCGTCGGACACTCGCTGACCTCGGGCACCGCGGTGATCGAGGCGACCGCGCACCACGACGTGGACGGCGTTGTGCTCACCGGATATTCCCACTCGCTGAACATCCCGGAGACCCTCGGCGTGATCTCCACCTACTACCCGGCGGTCAACGACCCCAAGTTCGCCGGGCGCGGCCTCGACTCCGGGTACCTGGTGTCGCGACCGGGTACCCGCCTGCACGACTTCTTCGACCCGGACAATGTCGACCCGCAGGTCCTCGCCATCGATGAGCAGAACAAGGAGGTCTTCTCGCTCACCGAGTACCCCGACGGCCTGACCTCCACGCTGCCGGGCATGTCCAGCCTCATCACCGCACCGGTGCTGCTCGTCAACGGCGGCAAGGATCGGTTGTCCTGCGGCACCGGCTATTCGATCTGCGCGGACTCGGCCACCCTGCTGGCCGCGGAGTCCCCGTACTTCGGCCCGGCCGCGAAGTTGCGCGCCTTCGTACTGCCCGGTAGCGGGCACTCGGTCAATCTGGCGCGCAACGCTCGCGACTACCAAGCGGCCGTCATCGATTGGGCGAACTCGATGGTGCGGCCGTAA
- a CDS encoding lysine N(6)-hydroxylase/L-ornithine N(5)-oxygenase family protein, producing the protein MTGGAGDEIVDIAGIGFGPSNLALAIALEEHNQGREHGRLSARFVETKPRFEWHPGMLLPGATMQISFLKDLVTQRNVRSRYSFLNYLKEHDRLTDFINLSTFRPTRLEFQDYLRWAARTVAAEVSFGTTAVSVAAAGDCFEIQLDGAAPGVLRARNIVVAVGLSARLPEGVTASTRVFHSHRLLPSLQALPRSRHHRFVVLGAGQSAAEVVGHLHQSYPDARVHAVFGKYGLSPADDSPYANRIFDPAAVDDFYAASPQLRQQLLTYHRGTNYSAVEPSLIERLYAQEYAERVAGDRRLFMHGASTVAGIEDSGSGVRVDVTHGPTGLTETLLCDAVVCATGFRPGDVRAVLGELAESVAFEAGQVQVTRDYQLVPTAPLPGDIYLQGGTEHTHGLSSSLLSNIAVRTGEIVRSVARARTGARTDRTADRAGR; encoded by the coding sequence ATGACGGGCGGCGCCGGTGACGAGATCGTCGATATCGCCGGGATCGGTTTCGGGCCTTCGAATCTCGCGTTGGCGATCGCCCTGGAGGAGCACAACCAGGGCCGCGAGCACGGGCGGCTGAGCGCCCGGTTCGTCGAGACCAAACCGCGCTTCGAGTGGCATCCCGGCATGCTGCTGCCCGGCGCAACGATGCAGATCTCGTTCCTGAAAGACCTTGTCACGCAGCGCAATGTGCGCAGCAGGTACAGCTTTCTGAACTATCTCAAAGAGCACGACCGGCTGACCGACTTCATCAACCTGTCCACCTTCCGGCCCACCCGGCTCGAGTTCCAGGACTATCTGCGGTGGGCGGCGCGCACGGTGGCGGCCGAGGTGTCCTTCGGTACCACCGCGGTGTCGGTGGCGGCCGCGGGCGATTGTTTCGAGATCCAGCTCGACGGAGCCGCGCCCGGCGTGCTGCGCGCCCGCAACATCGTGGTGGCCGTTGGCCTTTCGGCACGATTGCCGGAGGGGGTGACGGCCAGTACGCGGGTGTTCCACAGTCATCGCCTGCTGCCGAGCCTGCAAGCGCTGCCGCGGTCGCGCCACCACCGGTTCGTGGTGCTCGGCGCGGGGCAGAGCGCGGCCGAGGTGGTCGGGCATCTGCATCAGAGCTACCCGGACGCGCGGGTGCACGCGGTGTTCGGCAAGTACGGGCTCAGCCCGGCCGACGACAGCCCGTACGCCAACCGGATCTTCGACCCGGCCGCCGTGGACGACTTCTACGCGGCCTCACCGCAGTTGCGGCAGCAGTTGCTGACCTACCATCGCGGCACCAACTATTCCGCGGTGGAGCCCTCGCTGATCGAGCGACTCTACGCGCAGGAGTATGCCGAGCGGGTCGCCGGTGATCGGCGGTTGTTCATGCACGGGGCCTCGACGGTCGCGGGCATCGAGGATTCCGGCAGTGGGGTGCGGGTCGACGTGACGCACGGGCCGACCGGCCTCACCGAGACCCTGCTGTGCGATGCGGTGGTGTGCGCCACCGGCTTCCGGCCCGGCGACGTTCGCGCCGTGCTCGGCGAACTGGCCGAATCGGTCGCGTTCGAGGCCGGGCAGGTGCAGGTGACCAGGGACTATCAGCTGGTGCCGACCGCGCCGCTGCCCGGCGACATCTATCTGCAGGGCGGTACCGAGCACACGCACGGCCTCTCCTCGTCGCTGCTGTCCAATATCGCGGTGCGCACCGGCGAGATCGTGCGCTCGGTCGCTCGAGCGAGGACTGGTGCGCGGACCGATCGCACGGCCGACCGCGCGGGGAGGTAG
- a CDS encoding phosphopantetheine-binding protein, translating into MTEPVTIGRQDVIADIAAALGVAPHEVPADGDLTDAGLDSVRLMSLVEKWRANGATEADFATLAAEPVLDAWLDVLVPGHADRA; encoded by the coding sequence ATGACCGAGCCGGTTACCATCGGCCGTCAGGATGTGATCGCCGATATCGCGGCGGCGCTGGGTGTCGCACCGCACGAGGTGCCGGCGGACGGCGATCTCACCGACGCGGGCCTGGATTCGGTGCGGTTGATGTCGCTGGTGGAGAAGTGGCGGGCCAACGGCGCGACGGAGGCGGACTTCGCCACCCTGGCCGCCGAGCCGGTGCTCGATGCCTGGCTCGATGTCCTGGTGCCCGGTCACGCGGATCGGGCATGA
- a CDS encoding isochorismatase family protein, translating to MAIPPIAPYSIPAREDVASNRVPWSLDPSRAALLIHDMQRYFIDAYQLDQEPISTAVANIKRLRGQCAAAGVPVVFTMQPGDQHPSRRGILADFWGSGLREGPEADVVAELAPGPSDIQVTKWRYSAFQRTDLRELLNHYNRDQLIITGVYAHMGCMLSAAEAFMNDIQPFLVLDATADFGRDEHVMAMDYVARRCGAVTTTEALDYALRQSNAA from the coding sequence TTGGCCATCCCGCCGATCGCACCGTATTCGATTCCGGCGCGCGAAGACGTCGCCAGCAATCGAGTGCCATGGTCGCTGGATCCCTCGCGCGCCGCGCTGCTGATCCACGACATGCAGCGGTACTTCATCGACGCCTACCAGCTCGACCAGGAGCCGATCTCGACCGCCGTCGCGAACATCAAACGCCTGCGCGGGCAGTGCGCCGCGGCCGGTGTTCCGGTCGTGTTCACCATGCAGCCCGGTGACCAGCACCCTTCGCGGCGCGGCATTCTCGCCGATTTCTGGGGCAGCGGCCTGCGCGAGGGCCCCGAGGCCGACGTCGTCGCCGAACTGGCGCCCGGCCCCTCCGATATCCAGGTCACCAAGTGGCGCTACTCCGCGTTCCAGCGCACCGATCTGCGCGAGTTGCTGAACCACTACAACCGCGACCAGCTGATCATCACCGGCGTCTACGCGCACATGGGCTGCATGCTCAGCGCCGCCGAGGCGTTCATGAACGACATCCAGCCGTTCCTGGTGCTGGACGCGACCGCCGACTTCGGCCGTGACGAGCATGTGATGGCCATGGACTACGTCGCCCGCCGCTGTGGCGCGGTGACCACCACCGAAGCGCTCGATTACGCGCTGCGGCAATCGAATGCGGCCTGA
- a CDS encoding SDR family NAD(P)-dependent oxidoreductase encodes MIITGAAGGIGRAAAQIFAARSAAPVVLWDHDPAVHRTADEIRACRNGVDAHAEQVDVTDAASVDRAFAAVARIGPLESVVHAAGVLETGAIAELTGDQWDRCLAVNATGTMNVTRRAAALLAERGGGSIVVVTSNAANTPRVGMAAYSASKAAAAAFAMALGLEVAAAGVRVNMVSPGSTDTAMLRGMWDHAATELPAAARDQVLAGDPERFRLGIPLRRVAQPEDVAEGIYFLTSPRARHITMHDLRVDGGATFDA; translated from the coding sequence GTGATCATCACCGGTGCTGCTGGTGGCATCGGGCGGGCCGCGGCGCAGATTTTCGCGGCCAGGTCCGCGGCGCCCGTGGTGCTATGGGACCACGATCCCGCGGTGCACCGCACGGCGGACGAGATCCGGGCCTGCCGGAACGGGGTCGACGCGCACGCCGAGCAGGTCGACGTGACCGATGCCGCGTCCGTCGACCGCGCCTTCGCCGCCGTCGCGCGGATCGGCCCGCTCGAGTCGGTGGTGCACGCCGCGGGCGTGCTCGAGACCGGCGCGATCGCGGAATTGACCGGGGACCAATGGGATCGGTGCCTTGCCGTGAACGCCACCGGCACGATGAACGTCACCCGCCGGGCCGCCGCGCTGCTCGCCGAGCGTGGCGGCGGCTCGATCGTCGTCGTCACCTCCAACGCCGCCAACACCCCTAGGGTCGGCATGGCCGCCTACAGCGCGTCCAAGGCCGCTGCGGCCGCGTTCGCGATGGCGCTCGGACTCGAGGTGGCCGCCGCGGGCGTGCGGGTGAACATGGTGTCGCCCGGTTCCACCGACACCGCCATGCTGCGCGGCATGTGGGACCACGCCGCGACCGAATTGCCCGCCGCCGCACGCGATCAGGTGCTCGCCGGCGACCCGGAGCGGTTCCGGCTCGGCATCCCGCTGCGCCGCGTCGCCCAGCCCGAGGATGTCGCCGAGGGCATCTACTTCCTGACCTCACCGCGCGCCCGGCATATCACCATGCACGATCTGCGGGTGGATGGCGGCGCGACGTTCGACGCATGA